The genomic DNA ATTCTTTTATTACTTGTCCTTGCGTTTCCAACAGTCGCTTTAACATTTAAGCAGGCTGATGTGTCACCAATGGATAAATTAAATGAAGATGGTACAAGAGATGCACTTGTAGTAAATGTCCGTGCAAACTTATATTGGTGGGAATTTGAATACCCTGATCATGGAGTAATGACAGGTCAAGAGCTAGTTGTTCCTACTGATGAAAAAGTATATTTTAATCTAATTTCATCTGATATTAAACATTCATTTTGGATTCCAGCTGCAGGTGGTAAATTAGATACAAACGTCGAAAACGTAAACCAATTTTATCTTATTTTTGATGATGATAAAGCAAATGAAGCAGGAAACCTATTCTATGGAAAGTGTGCTGAACTTTGTGGACCATCTCATGCTTTAATGGACTTTAAAGTAAAAGCAGTTTCACGTGATAAATTTGACAAATGGATTGCTGACATGGAAGGTGCGGGAGAGCCAGAGCCAGAAACTGAATTAGCTCAAGCTGGTGAAGAAATCTTTAACCAAAGCTGTATCGGTTGTCACGCAGTAACACCTCAGGACCCTAAGCCAGCCGAAGCACGTTTAGGTCCAAACTTAGCAACATTTGGAGAAAGATCTCGCATTGCTGGTATTTTAGAACATAACGAAGAAGAATTAAGAGACTGGTTAAAAGATCCAGAAACACACAAGCCAGGTAACTTAATGACAGGAAAATACCCTGAACTTAAAGATAATGAGCTTGATGCCTTAGTAGAATATTTAATGGGGCTAAAAGTAGAGAAATAAGGGGAATAGTTTATAAAGGGAGGTAAAATCGTGAGTAGCTATGCTCAGAAAAAAGGCTTTGGCGCAACCATTTGGGACTATTTAACAACGGTTGACCATAAAAAAATCGCCATCCTTTATCTAATCGCTGGTGGGCTCTTCTTTATCATGGGTGGTATTGAAGCATTGATTATTCGTATTCAGCTTGCAATACCAAACAATGATTTTGTGAGTGCCGGATTATTTAATGAAATTTTAACGATGCACGGTACAACAATGATTTTCTTGGCAGCTATGCCGCTCTTATTGGCATTTATGAACGCTATTATGCCTCTGCAAATTGGTGCAAGAGACGTTGCGTTCCCATTCCTAAATAGTTTAGGATTTTGGATGTTTTTCTTAGGAGGATTATTTTTAAATCTTTCCTGGTTTTTAGGCGGAGCTCCAGATGCAGGCTGGACTTCCTATGCATCTCTTTCAATGGCTTCTGAAGGGCATGGAATTGATTTCTATGTGTTAGGTTTGCAAATATCCGGGGGCGGAACGCTAATAGGGGGAATTAACTTTCTAGCAACCATTATTACAATGCGTGCTCCGGGAATGACTTTCATGCGTATGCCGATGTTCACATGGACAACATTTGTTACATCTGCACTCATTTTATTTGCATTCCCGCCGCTGACAATTGGACTATTTTTACTAATGTTTGATCGCTTATTTGGCGCTAATTTCTTTGATGTAGCAATGGGTGGTAACACGATTATTTATGAGCACTTCTTCTGGATTTTTGGTCACCCCGAAGTTTATATTTTAATATTACCGTCATTCGGTATTTTCTCTGAGATTTTTTCAACTTTCTCAAGAAAACGCTTGTTCGGTTATTCGTCAATGGTTTTTGCAACAATGTTAATTGGTTTCTTAGGATTCATGGTTTGGGCTCACCATATGTTTACGACTGGTTTAGGTCCAATTGCAAACGCAATTTTCGCAGTTGCAACAATGGCGATTGCAGTTCCAACTGGTATTAAAATCTTTAACTGGTTATTTACGATGTGGGGCGGAAGTATTAAATTTACAACACCGATGTTATATGCCGTTGCCTTTATCCCATCTTTCGTAATGGGTGGAGTAACCGGTGTCATGCAGGCAGCAGCTCCAGCTGACTACCAGTATCACGATTCATACTTTATTGTTGCTCACTTCCACTACGTTATTGTAGGTGGGGTTGTATTAGCATTATTAGCAGCAACTCATTACTATTGGCCAAAAATGTTTGGAACAATGTTAAGTGAAGCTTTAGGAAAAATTACTTTCGTATTATTCCTCATTGGCTTCCATATGACGTTCTTTGTTCAACATTTCCTTGGATTAATGGGAATGCCGCGTCGTATTTTTACGTTCTTACCAGATCAAGGACTTGATACTGGAAACTTTGTCAGTTCAATCGGGGCAATGTTAATGGGTGTAGCTGTCCTTATCTTATTAATAAATATTGTTATTACTAGCGTGAAAAATGAAAAGGTTGGTAACGATCCGTGGGGAGACGGTCGTACGTTAGAATGGGCTGTATCGTCACCTGCGCCGTACTATAACTTTAAACAAACTCCGTTAGTTCGTGGGTTAGATGCATATTGGCTTGAAAAAATGGATGGAAAGAAGGAGTTAACTCCTGCTGAGCCACTTGGAGATATTCATATGCCGAATTCTTCAATTCTTCCATTTATGATTTCACTCGGTTTATTTATCGCTGCATTTGGTGCAATGTATCGTGTAGATGATAAGGCTTGGGCGTTGCCTGTATTAATCATCGGTCTACTGATTACTTTCGGTTCTATGGTTGTTCGCTCTGTTAAAGATGATCACGGATACCATATTCCTAAAGAAGAATTAATTGATGAAGATAAGGGAGGGAAGGCATAATGCACGTAGAAGAAAAATTCACTGCTGAAACTTGGCCTGCCTCGCCTGAGAGAGCGACCCTCGAAGGGAAAAATAAATTTATTGGTTTTTGGTTATTCTTAGGGGGAGAGACGGTTCTATTTGCCTCTCTCTTCGCAACATACCTTGCTTTAAAAGATTCAGTGCCTGATTCATCTCATGCACTTGCGAAGGATTTATTTAGTTTACCGCTAATCTTTTTAGCAACGATGATTCTTTTAACTAGTTCTTTAACAAGTGTGTATGCGATGTACCATATGAAAAATTTCAACTTCAAGAAAATGCAGTTATGGTTAGGTATTACCGTCCTTCTTGGATTTGGATTTTTAATCTTAGAAATGTATGAATTTTATCATTATGTGACAGAGTACAGTCATAAATTTACTAGTAGTGCATTCGGTTCTGCGTTTTACACATTAGTAGGTTTTCACGGTTTCCACGTTGCTGTTGGTTTAGTCTGGATTACGGCTTTAATTTTCCGTAATTCTAAACGTGGTTTGAACTTATACAACGCACCGAAATATTATGTTGCAAGCCTTTATTGGCACTTCATTGACGTTGTGTGGGTATTTATCTTCACAGTCGTATATTTAATGGGATTGGTGGGATAAAATAATGACGAATGAACAAACAAATGGTAATCCAAGAATTGATTACGAATATCGACGGAAAAAGAACTTTGAAGAAATGAAATACCAAATAATTTCATTTTCATTAATGATATTTTTAACACTTGTTGCATTTTTTGCTGTAGGCTACGATGGTTTTTCTAACTGGTTTACGGTGCCGTTCATCCTTTTACTAGCTTGTGTTCAAGTTGGTTTTCAATTGTACTACTTTATGCACATGAGTCATAAAGGGCATGAACTACCTGCACTGTTCCTCTATTCAGGGGTTCTCATAGCATTTGTAACAGTATGGGCATTTTTAACAATTATTTGGTGGTAAAAAGGGAAAATCGGCTTTTGTGGCCGATTTTCTTTTTCCAATATTCACATGTTTGTGTTAGGCTGTTTATTTGCCGAATCTCTGAAGCAAGGATATTTTTTTAATTAAGGTTGATATGTTTTAAATAGTAATGAGGTGGTAAACCAATGCTTACATTGGATATTTTCGGCTTTCGGGCACTATGGAGCCCTTATTTTTTAATAGCGCTTATTTTGATATTGGTTGGTTACTTTTTAATTACTGTAAAGTTTCGCACTCGATTTGCATCTAGTGAACCTTTAACGAAAAAGCAAGCAATATTTTTTTCGGTTGGGATTGCCCTCCTTTATACAATTAAAGGTTCACCCATTGATTTACTAGGACATATTACTTTTTATACACATATGATCCAAATGGCTTTTCTTTATTTAATTATTCCGCCTATTATAATTGTTGGAATACCACAATGGATTTGGCGTGCAATTATTAATGCACCAGTAATAAAGCATATTTTTAAATTTTTTACGAAACCCATTATTGCGTTAATTTTATTTAATGGATTTTTCTCTCTCTATCATATTCCGTTAGTTTTTGATGTTATTAAAACGGATTTTTTCCTGCATGCACTTTATACGGGTTTCTTATTTATTATGTCCGGTTTTATGTGGTGGCCGTTAATTAACCAATTGCCAGAACAACAAACATTAAGTGGACTAAAAAAAGTTGGTTATATTTTTGCTGATGGTGTTCTATTAACTCCAGCATGTGCATTAATCATTTTTAATGAGGTTCCGATGTATGTAACGTTTTCTGATCCTCAGGCTTGGGCACAGGCATTGGAGCTTTGTGTACCTGCTAGTACATTAGCCGGTCTTACTTTAAGTGGACCAGAGATGTTTACTACAATGTCTCTATTAGAAGATCAAAGATTAGGCGGTGTCCTAATGAAAGTTATTCAAGAAGTAGTTTATGGAACGATCTTAGCCAAAGTATTTTTCGCTTGGTACCAGGAAGAACAAGAACAAGCTTTGGAAGTGGAAATGGAAGTAAAAATGAAAATGAAGGAAGCAGAACTAAATCCACAGCCTGTCGAATAATCATTTCAACATCTCCATACCGCTTGGAGATGTTTTTCTTTCATAGCTATATGAAGCACGTCAGATTCAAATTTAATTTTGGCCATATATAAAAGTTGTATGACAATTTGCTATGTTTATTGATATTAGTAGGTTTCTCAAATACAATAATAAAGTATTAGTAAAACGAATGAATATAGAGAGGACGTTATTATGAACTTTTCACTACCTTTACTTCCTACGATAAGTACTACTTTTATTGTGTTAAGTGCAATTACCGTTGCAATCGGTTGGGGGCAAATTCGTAAGCGCAAAATTGAGGCGCATAAAAAGACAATGGTGTTAGCTGCATTATTTGCCTTGACTTTTTTTGTCATTTATTTAAGTAGAACAATTTTTATAGGTAATACGGCTTTTGGCGGTCCTGACAATATAAAAATTTATTATACTTTATTTTTAATTTTTCATGTCTTTTTAGCTACAACTAGTGCTGTTTTTGGTATTGTCACTTTATTCACTGGATATACAAATAAGTTGAAGAAGCATCGAAAGCTTGGCCCGTTTACTAGCATTATTTGGTTTTTTACAGCCATTACAGGCGTTGCCGTTTATTTGCTGCTATACGTAATTTACCAAGGGGGAGAGACAACATCCGTTATTAAAGCAATCCTCGGTTTTTAAATTCATAATTGCAATCCTCGTCTTGCAGGTAAATCTATATTTGTATTCGAATTTTGAAAGACTAGAAAACGCTTGACGCTTGAAATCGAAGCGTCAACAACGTGGCATCAGCGAATAGAACAAAGATGTTAAAGTGTTTAGAGCTAACACAACGAAGTGTAAGCAACGAAAGAAGCAGTCTGAGTGCTACATATTGATTGTAGCACTTATTTTATTATGATAGAATCGTGAAGAAAAGATTTGTTAGTCAAAGGAGTGAAGGCATGAAAATAACGAAATTATCAGAAGAAAATTTTGAAGATTCAATTAACTTATCGATGTACTCATTTCAGTATAAAATCTCTGAAGAACAGATCCGTAAGTTTAAAGAAAAATTGAAGAATCAAGATATTTTTGGTATTTACGACGGAAACGATTTAGCAGCAAAGCTTCATATTGTTCCATTCAACATTATTTTTCAAGAGGAAGTATGGGAGATGGGAGGAGTTGCGGGAGTAGCGACTTACCCCGAATATAGAAGAAAGGGCTATGTTAAAGCGCTTATTTTACATAGCTTAGCATACATGAAACAGAAGGATCAGATCATTTCCATGTTACACCCTTTTGATATTTCTTTTTATCGAAAATATGGTTGGGAAGTGTTTTGTGATCGTCGAAAGATTACGATCGAAAAAAAGGATCTGCAAATGATCGATAGTTCTTCTGGAACAATTAAACGTTATCATAAAGATTCACATCATAAATCAGTTGAAACAATATATAACAGCTTTAGTAAGCGATTTGCTGGAATGCTTGTCAGAAAAACTGAAATGTGGCTTGATATGGTTTATGGTGATTTGCATGTAGCTGTGACCTATAATGAAGATGGGGAAGGGATAGGATATATTTTATATGAAGTGAAAGAACGAGTAATGGAAATTGAAGAAATGGTTTCCTTAAATTATCAGGCTGCAATTAATTTATGGAATTTTATTTGTCAGCATGATTCGATGGTTGATAAAGTTCATATTATTACGTCAAACCACGATGCTTTTCCTTATTTTTTAAGACAACCTAAGCAAAAAACGGAAATATCACCGTATGCGATGGCTAGA from Bacillus aquiflavi includes the following:
- the ctaF gene encoding cytochrome c oxidase subunit IVB is translated as MTNEQTNGNPRIDYEYRRKKNFEEMKYQIISFSLMIFLTLVAFFAVGYDGFSNWFTVPFILLLACVQVGFQLYYFMHMSHKGHELPALFLYSGVLIAFVTVWAFLTIIWW
- the ctaG gene encoding cytochrome c oxidase assembly factor CtaG; the protein is MLTLDIFGFRALWSPYFLIALILILVGYFLITVKFRTRFASSEPLTKKQAIFFSVGIALLYTIKGSPIDLLGHITFYTHMIQMAFLYLIIPPIIIVGIPQWIWRAIINAPVIKHIFKFFTKPIIALILFNGFFSLYHIPLVFDVIKTDFFLHALYTGFLFIMSGFMWWPLINQLPEQQTLSGLKKVGYIFADGVLLTPACALIIFNEVPMYVTFSDPQAWAQALELCVPASTLAGLTLSGPEMFTTMSLLEDQRLGGVLMKVIQEVVYGTILAKVFFAWYQEEQEQALEVEMEVKMKMKEAELNPQPVE
- a CDS encoding DUF420 domain-containing protein; this encodes MNFSLPLLPTISTTFIVLSAITVAIGWGQIRKRKIEAHKKTMVLAALFALTFFVIYLSRTIFIGNTAFGGPDNIKIYYTLFLIFHVFLATTSAVFGIVTLFTGYTNKLKKHRKLGPFTSIIWFFTAITGVAVYLLLYVIYQGGETTSVIKAILGF
- the ctaD gene encoding cytochrome c oxidase subunit I, which codes for MSSYAQKKGFGATIWDYLTTVDHKKIAILYLIAGGLFFIMGGIEALIIRIQLAIPNNDFVSAGLFNEILTMHGTTMIFLAAMPLLLAFMNAIMPLQIGARDVAFPFLNSLGFWMFFLGGLFLNLSWFLGGAPDAGWTSYASLSMASEGHGIDFYVLGLQISGGGTLIGGINFLATIITMRAPGMTFMRMPMFTWTTFVTSALILFAFPPLTIGLFLLMFDRLFGANFFDVAMGGNTIIYEHFFWIFGHPEVYILILPSFGIFSEIFSTFSRKRLFGYSSMVFATMLIGFLGFMVWAHHMFTTGLGPIANAIFAVATMAIAVPTGIKIFNWLFTMWGGSIKFTTPMLYAVAFIPSFVMGGVTGVMQAAAPADYQYHDSYFIVAHFHYVIVGGVVLALLAATHYYWPKMFGTMLSEALGKITFVLFLIGFHMTFFVQHFLGLMGMPRRIFTFLPDQGLDTGNFVSSIGAMLMGVAVLILLINIVITSVKNEKVGNDPWGDGRTLEWAVSSPAPYYNFKQTPLVRGLDAYWLEKMDGKKELTPAEPLGDIHMPNSSILPFMISLGLFIAAFGAMYRVDDKAWALPVLIIGLLITFGSMVVRSVKDDHGYHIPKEELIDEDKGGKA
- a CDS encoding cytochrome (ubi)quinol oxidase subunit III encodes the protein MHVEEKFTAETWPASPERATLEGKNKFIGFWLFLGGETVLFASLFATYLALKDSVPDSSHALAKDLFSLPLIFLATMILLTSSLTSVYAMYHMKNFNFKKMQLWLGITVLLGFGFLILEMYEFYHYVTEYSHKFTSSAFGSAFYTLVGFHGFHVAVGLVWITALIFRNSKRGLNLYNAPKYYVASLYWHFIDVVWVFIFTVVYLMGLVG
- a CDS encoding GNAT family N-acetyltransferase, whose translation is MKITKLSEENFEDSINLSMYSFQYKISEEQIRKFKEKLKNQDIFGIYDGNDLAAKLHIVPFNIIFQEEVWEMGGVAGVATYPEYRRKGYVKALILHSLAYMKQKDQIISMLHPFDISFYRKYGWEVFCDRRKITIEKKDLQMIDSSSGTIKRYHKDSHHKSVETIYNSFSKRFAGMLVRKTEMWLDMVYGDLHVAVTYNEDGEGIGYILYEVKERVMEIEEMVSLNYQAAINLWNFICQHDSMVDKVHIITSNHDAFPYFLRQPKQKTEISPYAMARIVDVETCLSKYQFVHNDADVILHLKDQFAPWNNGTYFISSGKVKFYPSEKKDSCLHDPKRGIRLTINALTALLFGYKRPSELHEINELIGSKKEILTLEALIPRHKPYIYDFF
- the coxB gene encoding cytochrome c oxidase subunit II, giving the protein MKRLTKWRLVSLFAIMTLILSGCGEPFLSALRPAGEVAQEQYELMLLSTTIMVSVILVVTIIFIYVVIRFRRKKGEENKIPKQIEGSHKLEVIWTVIPILLLLVLAFPTVALTFKQADVSPMDKLNEDGTRDALVVNVRANLYWWEFEYPDHGVMTGQELVVPTDEKVYFNLISSDIKHSFWIPAAGGKLDTNVENVNQFYLIFDDDKANEAGNLFYGKCAELCGPSHALMDFKVKAVSRDKFDKWIADMEGAGEPEPETELAQAGEEIFNQSCIGCHAVTPQDPKPAEARLGPNLATFGERSRIAGILEHNEEELRDWLKDPETHKPGNLMTGKYPELKDNELDALVEYLMGLKVEK